A genomic stretch from Engraulis encrasicolus isolate BLACKSEA-1 chromosome 10, IST_EnEncr_1.0, whole genome shotgun sequence includes:
- the smim1 gene encoding small integral membrane protein 1, whose protein sequence is MESEDANVSYSRWNEDVNLSHSQSQSSLIRFYNRLCTGNLGIYIRIAGAVAALVSVYILGYVTGYYVHGR, encoded by the exons ATGGAGTCTGAAGATGCTAATGTGTCATACAGCAGGTGGAACGAGGATGTCAACCTCAGCCACTCACAGTCACAGTCCAGCCtcatcag GTTCTATAATCGCCTGTGCACGGGTAACCTGGGTATCTACATCAGGATCGCCGGAGCCGTCGCAGCACTGGTGTCTGTCTACATACTCGGATACGTCACCGGATACTACGTACATGGACGTTga